One stretch of Chloroflexia bacterium SDU3-3 DNA includes these proteins:
- a CDS encoding nuclear transport factor 2 family protein encodes MTAALPKPIADYVEANAQLDVDGMLKPFAADVVVLDNGRRYDGHAELRTLLEEAVVGAKAIFTPDTVRYEDAQIVVEGPAYGDFPGSPIRFTYRFTLDNDAIKALEITV; translated from the coding sequence ATGACAGCAGCATTACCCAAGCCTATAGCCGACTATGTCGAGGCAAACGCACAACTCGATGTGGACGGCATGTTGAAGCCCTTTGCCGCCGACGTGGTTGTCTTGGACAACGGACGCCGTTACGATGGCCACGCCGAACTGCGGACCTTGCTCGAAGAGGCGGTGGTCGGCGCAAAAGCGATCTTCACGCCAGACACCGTCCGGTACGAGGACGCTCAGATCGTCGTCGAAGGCCCCGCCTACGGCGATTTCCCGGGCAGCCCGATCCGTTTCACCTACCGCTTCACGCTCGACAACGACGCCATCAAAGCCCTGGAGATCACGGTATGA
- a CDS encoding winged helix-turn-helix transcriptional regulator yields the protein MSRTDKEVGYIPKGKCMSYSPQNAAQNAQNVIRVLEGRWKLVILFQLFDSNIRRFSELERAIPGISQKMLIQQLRQLEADGVVTRIVHAEVPPRVEYHLTAWGQTLCPVLDKLLTWAESAPDEVRARLINTGTMVDDLAAGNDTF from the coding sequence ATGTCAAGAACAGACAAAGAAGTTGGGTACATACCAAAAGGTAAGTGTATGAGCTACTCGCCTCAGAATGCCGCGCAGAATGCGCAAAACGTGATTCGTGTGCTTGAAGGTCGGTGGAAGCTCGTGATCTTGTTTCAGCTGTTTGACTCCAACATCCGCCGGTTCTCGGAGCTGGAACGAGCCATCCCAGGCATTTCCCAGAAGATGCTGATCCAGCAGCTGCGGCAGCTGGAAGCCGACGGCGTTGTCACCCGCATTGTCCATGCCGAGGTGCCGCCTCGGGTGGAGTACCATCTCACTGCCTGGGGGCAAACCCTCTGCCCGGTGCTCGATAAGCTGCTCACTTGGGCAGAGTCGGCGCCAGACGAGGTTCGGGCACGCCTCATCAATACCGGCACGATGGTGGATGACCTCGCCGCCGGAAATGACACGTTCTAG
- the rfbD gene encoding dTDP-4-dehydrorhamnose reductase encodes MRIAITGASGQLGQALGQVLGQQHEIIALSRAELDIEQPAAVEQLAATGAELVIHPAAYTNVDGCAREPGRAYRANALGTKHVALGCRALGAPLVYISTNEVFSGHGSRPYYEYDQAAPINPYGWSKWCGEQIVRELLDEFYIARVAWLYGGERNFVRTVLRLAAERPELAMVDDEIGSPTYTYDVAEAVGQLAQTRHFGTYHVVNEGSCSRYDFAAEILRQAGRADFPLKRIPLAAFKRDSVVPPYTPLANAAGAALGITLRPWQEAVAAFLAR; translated from the coding sequence ATGCGCATCGCAATCACAGGCGCGAGCGGGCAGCTCGGGCAGGCGCTGGGCCAGGTGCTCGGCCAGCAGCACGAGATCATCGCCCTCAGCCGCGCCGAGCTCGATATCGAGCAGCCCGCCGCTGTCGAGCAGCTGGCCGCCACCGGGGCCGAGCTGGTCATCCACCCCGCCGCCTACACCAACGTGGATGGCTGCGCCCGCGAGCCGGGCCGGGCCTACCGCGCCAACGCCCTGGGCACCAAGCATGTGGCGCTCGGCTGCCGCGCGCTGGGCGCGCCGCTGGTCTACATCAGCACCAACGAGGTCTTCTCGGGCCACGGCAGCCGCCCCTACTACGAGTACGACCAGGCCGCGCCCATCAACCCCTACGGCTGGTCGAAGTGGTGCGGCGAGCAGATCGTGCGCGAGCTGCTGGATGAGTTCTACATCGCCCGCGTGGCCTGGCTGTACGGCGGCGAGCGCAACTTCGTGCGCACCGTGCTGCGGCTAGCCGCCGAGCGCCCCGAGCTGGCCATGGTGGATGACGAGATCGGCTCGCCCACCTACACCTACGACGTGGCCGAGGCCGTGGGCCAGCTGGCCCAGACCCGCCACTTCGGCACGTACCACGTGGTGAACGAGGGCAGCTGCTCGCGCTACGACTTCGCCGCCGAGATCCTGCGCCAGGCTGGCAGGGCCGACTTCCCGCTCAAGCGCATACCGCTGGCCGCATTCAAGCGCGACAGCGTGGTGCCGCCCTACACCCCGCTGGCCAACGCCGCCGGGGCCGCGCTGGGCATCACGCTGCGCCCGTGGCAGGAGGCCGTGGCCGCCTTCCTGGCGCGCTAG
- a CDS encoding glycosyltransferase family 2 protein, which translates to METVTLSVVIPAYNEERRLPETLRRVLAYLDAQPYSSEVIVADDGSADTTAAIVDQLAAAHPTLRLLRLPHRGKGATVRSGALDARGRFVLLCDADLATPIEEWEKLAPFFEQGYQVVIGSREGMGAKRLGEPWHRHVMGRVFNTVVQLVAFQGIQDTQCGFKAFTRPVARDLFGRTQLYGEDAKPVVGAAVTAFDVEILFLARRRGYQIREVPVVWYYGEDTKVDPLRDSYRNFRDVLAVRWKAMLGLYPDLHAPHPEPVDQPGKL; encoded by the coding sequence ATGGAAACTGTGACTCTCTCGGTCGTTATACCGGCCTACAATGAGGAGCGCCGCCTGCCCGAGACGCTGCGGCGCGTGCTGGCCTACCTAGATGCCCAGCCCTACAGCAGCGAGGTGATCGTGGCCGACGACGGCAGCGCCGACACCACCGCCGCCATCGTCGATCAGCTGGCCGCCGCCCACCCCACGCTGCGCCTGCTGCGCCTGCCCCACCGCGGCAAGGGCGCGACGGTGCGCTCCGGCGCGCTCGATGCGCGGGGCCGCTTTGTGCTGCTGTGCGACGCCGACCTGGCCACCCCGATCGAGGAGTGGGAGAAGCTCGCGCCCTTCTTCGAGCAGGGCTACCAGGTGGTCATTGGCTCGCGCGAGGGGATGGGGGCCAAGCGCCTAGGCGAGCCGTGGCACCGCCACGTGATGGGCCGCGTGTTCAACACCGTGGTGCAGCTGGTGGCCTTCCAGGGCATCCAGGACACCCAGTGCGGCTTCAAGGCCTTCACCCGCCCGGTGGCCCGCGACCTATTTGGCCGCACCCAGCTCTACGGCGAGGACGCCAAGCCGGTGGTGGGCGCTGCCGTCACCGCCTTCGATGTCGAGATCCTGTTCCTGGCCCGCAGGCGCGGCTACCAGATCCGCGAGGTGCCGGTGGTGTGGTACTACGGCGAGGATACCAAGGTCGACCCGCTGCGCGACTCGTACCGCAACTTCCGCGATGTGCTGGCGGTGCGCTGGAAGGCCATGCTCGGCCTCTACCCCGACCTCCACGCGCCCCACCCCGAGCCGGTCGATCAGCCCGGCAAGCTCTAG
- a CDS encoding glycosyltransferase family 39 protein, translating to MTKLSPAGVALARPAAPAARLAAYALLALLAGLVALNLGFFALHVAQVLRYPYPLDYGEGPLISQVDLMRSGTSLWQLYGPLDQPPFMVVNYPPVFLLVTFALSSIIGNTLLAGRLVSLLATLACAWGVAALAGRAPQRPPLLARVLLGLAFLCLPIVREWAVVMRVDMLGVALGVWGLLAALRAGDERAGRRWVALAALLLALSLLTKPSLLAAPAAAMAALLLRRWPRGLALAGLVLALGGLACAALASRSRFFDHVVLANANTWQADLALGFWQQQLAIHATLFAAGALGTLVALLPLRQRAGWRAALAVAAPPLVYAALGTATALGVGKVGAYLNYFLELYVGLIWLAALALRRADAGDTRFRWADLLPHLALLLLAGALVRYYPSWSEHFVKGAGIIEGSNPPRLIVGRRGVWQDLRRERQILAVMARSNAALVREVAVAPAPILTDIPGVAAQARHTSRLQAFEHSQTLALWDMRSLRVDLANGAVPLVALDYLGNWLMPEVIALITHRYAQDGSRGTIDLYRPLDTGELHLADTPLGAGLRLGSYGLPPQPLHPGEILPVTLVIKAEAPSTAQPEIAVTLADAAGATLAQARQPLAYGAVAPAEIPPAGVQHIQPLALPADLPPGTYTLFAQVDGGQPQRVASVAVAAGGAMMASGWIAGRSEYVPPALYAEWQRLGGEPRLGLPLGPAAPFVGYTQQCFLRGCLRLPLGGLAAQAPVGVWLAAGDIGANGAMEQPTVGAGFAAFYQQHGGQADLGAPVTNEFRSGDRVVQYTEFARLERPAAGGAASFGAVGVDVLRLPEGTPYRWPSE from the coding sequence ATGACAAAACTCTCACCTGCCGGGGTGGCGCTGGCTCGGCCAGCCGCCCCGGCGGCGCGGCTGGCGGCCTACGCCCTGCTGGCCCTGCTGGCTGGGCTGGTGGCGCTGAACCTGGGCTTCTTCGCGCTGCACGTGGCCCAGGTGCTGCGCTACCCCTACCCTCTGGACTATGGCGAGGGGCCGCTGATCAGCCAGGTGGACCTGATGCGCTCGGGCACCTCGCTCTGGCAGCTCTACGGCCCGCTCGATCAGCCGCCCTTCATGGTGGTGAACTACCCGCCGGTTTTCCTGCTCGTCACCTTTGCGCTCTCCTCGATCATAGGCAATACCCTGCTGGCCGGTCGGCTGGTGTCGCTGCTGGCCACGCTGGCCTGCGCCTGGGGCGTGGCCGCGCTGGCGGGCCGCGCCCCGCAGCGACCGCCGCTGCTGGCGCGCGTGCTGCTGGGGCTGGCCTTCCTGTGCCTGCCGATCGTGCGCGAGTGGGCGGTGGTGATGCGGGTGGACATGCTGGGTGTGGCGCTGGGCGTGTGGGGCCTGCTAGCGGCGCTGCGCGCGGGCGACGAGCGGGCGGGCCGCCGCTGGGTGGCGCTGGCCGCGCTATTGCTGGCGCTCTCGCTGCTCACCAAGCCTTCGCTGCTGGCCGCGCCCGCCGCCGCCATGGCCGCGCTGCTGCTGCGGCGCTGGCCGCGCGGGCTGGCGCTGGCGGGCCTGGTGCTGGCGCTAGGCGGGCTGGCCTGCGCCGCGCTGGCGTCGCGCAGCCGGTTCTTCGACCACGTGGTGCTGGCCAACGCCAATACGTGGCAGGCCGATCTGGCGCTGGGCTTCTGGCAGCAGCAGCTGGCCATCCACGCCACGCTGTTCGCGGCGGGGGCGCTGGGCACGCTGGTGGCGCTGCTGCCGCTGCGCCAGCGCGCGGGCTGGCGGGCCGCGCTGGCCGTGGCCGCGCCGCCGCTGGTCTACGCCGCGCTGGGCACGGCCACGGCGCTGGGCGTGGGCAAGGTGGGCGCGTACCTAAACTACTTTCTTGAGCTGTACGTCGGCCTGATCTGGCTGGCCGCGCTAGCGCTGCGCCGCGCGGATGCGGGCGACACGCGGTTTCGCTGGGCCGACCTGCTGCCGCACTTGGCGCTGCTGCTGCTGGCGGGGGCGCTGGTGCGCTACTACCCAAGCTGGAGCGAGCACTTTGTGAAGGGCGCGGGGATCATCGAGGGCAGCAACCCGCCGCGCCTGATCGTGGGGCGGCGCGGGGTCTGGCAGGATCTGCGGCGCGAGCGCCAGATCCTGGCGGTGATGGCCCGCAGCAACGCCGCGCTAGTGCGCGAGGTGGCGGTCGCGCCCGCGCCCATCCTCACCGACATACCGGGCGTGGCCGCGCAGGCCCGCCACACCTCGCGCCTGCAGGCCTTCGAGCACAGCCAGACCCTGGCGCTGTGGGACATGCGCTCGCTGCGGGTGGATCTGGCCAACGGCGCGGTGCCGCTGGTGGCGCTCGACTACCTGGGCAACTGGCTCATGCCCGAGGTGATCGCCCTGATCACCCACCGCTACGCCCAGGATGGCTCGCGCGGCACTATCGACCTCTACCGCCCGCTTGATACCGGCGAGCTGCACCTGGCCGACACGCCGCTGGGCGCGGGGCTGCGCCTGGGCAGCTACGGCCTGCCGCCCCAGCCGCTGCACCCCGGCGAGATCCTGCCCGTGACGCTGGTGATCAAGGCCGAAGCGCCCAGCACCGCCCAGCCCGAGATCGCTGTCACGCTGGCCGACGCGGCGGGGGCCACGCTGGCCCAGGCGCGGCAGCCGCTGGCCTACGGCGCGGTTGCCCCCGCCGAGATCCCGCCCGCCGGGGTGCAGCACATCCAGCCGCTGGCGCTGCCCGCCGACCTGCCGCCCGGCACCTACACGCTCTTCGCCCAGGTGGATGGCGGCCAGCCGCAGCGCGTGGCCAGCGTGGCGGTGGCGGCGGGCGGCGCGATGATGGCGAGCGGCTGGATCGCGGGGCGCAGCGAGTATGTGCCCCCGGCGCTCTACGCCGAGTGGCAGCGCCTGGGCGGCGAGCCGCGCCTGGGCCTGCCGCTCGGCCCTGCCGCGCCCTTCGTGGGCTACACCCAGCAGTGCTTCCTGCGCGGCTGCCTGCGCCTGCCGCTTGGCGGCCTAGCGGCGCAGGCCCCTGTGGGGGTGTGGCTGGCGGCTGGCGATATCGGGGCCAATGGGGCGATGGAGCAGCCCACGGTGGGGGCGGGCTTCGCGGCGTTCTACCAGCAGCACGGCGGCCAGGCCGACCTGGGCGCGCCGGTGACGAACGAGTTCCGCAGCGGCGACCGCGTGGTGCAGTACACCGAGTTCGCGCGGCTGGAGCGCCCGGCGGCTGGCGGCGCGGCCTCATTCGGGGCGGTGGGGGTGGATGTGCTGCGCCTGCCCGAGGGCACGCCCTACCGCTGGCCGAGCGAATAA
- a CDS encoding ABC transporter ATP-binding protein, which yields MNADPSTLSPRLAGPQLPLEHTYSAEHPLQTLLYLYSGDKLRIAVAMLCYFVKHSPSWMIPLITANIVDILSNPHSHGIADLWVNAVVMLVLLVQNIPMHFFYSRYTSMAIRRVEKILRSTICRQMQQLSIGYYSRASTGTLQTKALRDVEILEQLTRQVFNLVPAALFTMGAAIVITAMRAPWFLIFFAVTVPASVGLVRAMRTPIQNRNNAFRAEIEQMSSRVIEMIQLIPVTRAHGIERDAIARVDTKLSQVNDAGLRLDSINAWFEALSWVTINLFNVLCLLVAGYICYTQILPISVGTVVLLTGYFNTLTGTVMTLINLAPQITKGLESVRSIGEVLESPDLEQNEGKDEVSTVGGHFVFDHISFRYKGSDTHSLSDFSLEVQPGETIAVVGPSGAGKSTLLNLLIGFIRPSSGHILLDGVDMDQLDLRTYRRSLSVVPQETVLFDGTIRENILYGVHNVSDEQLQQALEDANVLEFVSQLPDGLETLIGERGARLSGGQKQRIAIARALIRNPRVLILDEATSALDTRSERLIQQALGRLMQGRTTFVVAHRLSTIRNADRIIVLDKGRIVEVGSHAELVACNGMYARLRRLQDLGEAALIN from the coding sequence ATGAACGCAGATCCCTCCACCCTCTCCCCCCGCCTCGCTGGCCCCCAGCTCCCCCTCGAACACACCTACTCCGCCGAGCACCCACTTCAGACTCTGCTCTACCTCTACAGTGGTGACAAGCTGCGCATCGCGGTGGCGATGCTCTGCTACTTTGTGAAGCATAGTCCATCGTGGATGATTCCCCTGATCACGGCCAACATCGTCGACATCCTCTCGAACCCGCACAGCCATGGCATTGCCGACCTGTGGGTGAACGCGGTGGTGATGCTGGTGCTGCTGGTGCAGAACATCCCGATGCACTTTTTCTATAGCCGCTACACCAGCATGGCCATCCGCCGTGTGGAGAAGATCCTGCGCTCGACGATCTGCCGCCAGATGCAGCAGCTCTCGATCGGCTACTACAGCCGCGCCAGCACCGGCACGCTGCAGACCAAGGCGCTGCGCGACGTGGAGATCCTGGAGCAGCTGACGCGCCAGGTGTTCAACTTGGTGCCTGCGGCGCTGTTTACCATGGGCGCGGCGATCGTGATCACGGCCATGCGCGCGCCGTGGTTTCTGATCTTCTTTGCGGTGACAGTGCCCGCCTCGGTTGGCCTGGTGCGGGCCATGCGCACGCCCATCCAGAACCGCAACAACGCCTTCCGCGCCGAGATTGAGCAGATGTCCTCGCGGGTGATCGAGATGATCCAGCTCATCCCCGTGACCCGCGCCCACGGCATCGAGCGCGACGCTATCGCCCGCGTGGATACCAAGCTCTCGCAGGTGAATGACGCGGGCCTACGGCTCGACAGCATCAACGCCTGGTTCGAGGCGCTCTCGTGGGTGACGATTAACTTATTTAACGTGTTATGCCTGCTGGTGGCGGGCTATATCTGCTACACCCAGATCCTGCCGATCAGCGTGGGCACGGTGGTGCTGCTCACCGGCTACTTCAACACGCTCACTGGCACGGTGATGACCCTGATCAACCTGGCCCCGCAGATCACCAAGGGGCTTGAGTCGGTGCGCTCGATCGGCGAGGTGCTGGAAAGCCCCGACCTGGAGCAGAACGAGGGCAAGGATGAGGTCTCGACGGTGGGCGGCCACTTCGTGTTCGACCACATCAGCTTCCGCTACAAGGGCAGCGACACCCACTCGCTCAGCGATTTCTCGCTGGAGGTGCAGCCCGGCGAGACGATTGCGGTGGTCGGGCCGTCGGGCGCGGGCAAGAGCACGCTGCTGAACCTGCTGATCGGCTTCATCCGCCCGTCCAGCGGGCATATTTTGCTGGATGGCGTGGACATGGACCAGCTCGACCTGCGCACCTACCGCCGCTCGCTCTCGGTGGTGCCGCAGGAGACGGTGCTGTTCGATGGTACAATCCGCGAGAATATCCTCTACGGCGTGCATAATGTGAGCGACGAGCAGCTGCAGCAGGCGCTGGAAGATGCCAACGTGCTGGAGTTCGTGAGCCAGCTGCCCGATGGGCTGGAGACGCTGATCGGCGAGCGCGGCGCACGGCTCTCGGGCGGGCAGAAGCAGCGCATCGCGATCGCGCGGGCGCTCATCCGCAACCCGCGCGTGCTCATTCTGGATGAGGCGACCTCGGCGCTGGACACGCGCTCGGAGCGGCTTATCCAACAGGCGTTGGGCCGGCTGATGCAGGGCCGCACCACCTTCGTGGTGGCGCACCGGCTCTCGACCATCCGCAACGCCGATAGGATCATTGTGCTCGACAAAGGCCGGATCGTCGAGGTCGGATCGCATGCGGAGCTGGTGGCGTGCAACGGGATGTACGCACGGCTGCGCAGGCTGCAGGATCTTGGCGAGGCGGCCCTGATTAACTGA
- a CDS encoding sugar ABC transporter permease yields MNLRRPSAAALALQYAILALGLIFSVFPIYFVIQAALRPGNQLYSTELQLLPTNPTFDNFRDVLTRHDASLNLPLWLWNSIKIAGVTTVVTLIMTVAAGYALSRFKFRGRGGVLTGMLALQAFPASLALPAYYLLLNWLGLLDSHWGLILVYASGAIVFNVWNLKGYFDTIPIDLEEAAMIDGATPTQAFLMVMLPLARPAIAVTALFGFLSGFGDFIVAQTVLFDPNKYTATVGVFALQDGYRNPWGLFAACALIISLPVTVLFLYLQRNLVSGLSAGGVKG; encoded by the coding sequence ATGAACCTACGACGACCCTCTGCCGCCGCTCTGGCGCTTCAGTATGCCATCCTCGCGCTGGGCCTGATCTTCTCGGTCTTCCCGATCTACTTTGTGATCCAGGCGGCGCTGCGGCCCGGCAATCAGCTCTACTCGACCGAGCTGCAGCTGCTGCCCACCAACCCGACCTTCGACAACTTCCGCGATGTGCTGACCCGGCACGATGCCTCGCTGAACCTGCCGCTGTGGCTGTGGAACAGCATCAAGATCGCTGGCGTCACCACCGTGGTCACGCTGATCATGACGGTGGCGGCGGGCTACGCGCTCTCGCGCTTCAAGTTTCGTGGGCGCGGCGGCGTGCTCACCGGCATGCTGGCGCTGCAGGCCTTCCCGGCCTCGCTGGCGCTGCCCGCCTACTACCTGCTGCTGAACTGGCTGGGCCTGCTCGACAGCCACTGGGGCCTCATCCTGGTCTATGCCTCGGGCGCGATCGTGTTCAACGTGTGGAACCTGAAGGGCTACTTCGACACCATCCCGATCGACCTGGAGGAGGCCGCCATGATCGACGGCGCGACGCCCACCCAGGCCTTCCTGATGGTGATGCTGCCCCTGGCCCGCCCGGCGATCGCGGTGACGGCGCTGTTCGGCTTCCTCTCGGGCTTTGGCGACTTCATCGTGGCGCAGACAGTGCTGTTCGACCCGAACAAGTACACCGCCACGGTGGGCGTGTTCGCCCTGCAGGATGGCTACCGTAACCCGTGGGGCCTGTTCGCGGCCTGCGCGCTGATCATCTCGCTGCCGGTTACGGTGCTGTTCCTCTACCTGCAGCGCAATCTGGTCTCGGGTCTGAGCGCTGGTGGCGTGAAGGGTTAG
- a CDS encoding sugar ABC transporter permease: protein MAQQAAARASSPAAGRGKSAQRKRNLTALAYLAPALIGIVLINIFPILYTFYTSLTNRNSQARFPEGKYQITTLDSIPWLPDFANYTRLLGTSNFYTVFGKSLLYAAVCVFFFFAVGLLFALILNNPYIKGRAIFRTLMILPWAVPYWITALIWKFLFHEQFGPINQILRAVGVANPPAWLLDANWSFVAITVVNIWLSYPFFMLILLGGLQSIPDDIYEAADIDGASYWTKLRSLTLPLLQPVALPAIILSVITTLKIFETVWLMTKGGPYGLPGKPGATELLIVWAYNQGFQGQFRFGLVGAFSIVVFVLLLVLTLAYTRITNATKAVYE, encoded by the coding sequence ATGGCACAGCAGGCAGCAGCGCGGGCCTCCTCGCCCGCCGCAGGCCGTGGCAAGAGCGCCCAGCGCAAGCGCAACCTGACGGCGCTGGCCTACCTTGCCCCCGCGTTGATCGGCATTGTGCTGATCAACATCTTCCCTATTCTCTATACGTTTTACACGTCGCTGACCAACCGAAACAGCCAGGCGCGTTTCCCCGAGGGAAAATACCAGATCACGACGCTTGACTCCATTCCGTGGCTGCCGGATTTTGCCAACTATACGCGGCTGCTTGGGACGAGTAATTTCTACACGGTGTTTGGAAAATCGCTGCTCTACGCGGCAGTCTGTGTGTTTTTCTTCTTTGCTGTGGGTCTTCTGTTTGCGCTCATCCTGAATAACCCCTATATCAAGGGCCGCGCGATCTTCCGCACCCTGATGATCCTGCCATGGGCGGTGCCCTACTGGATCACTGCGCTGATCTGGAAGTTCCTGTTCCACGAGCAGTTCGGCCCGATCAACCAGATCCTGCGCGCCGTGGGCGTGGCCAACCCGCCCGCGTGGCTGCTGGATGCCAACTGGTCGTTTGTGGCGATCACGGTGGTGAATATCTGGCTCAGCTACCCCTTCTTTATGCTGATCCTGCTGGGTGGCCTGCAGTCCATCCCGGATGATATCTACGAGGCTGCCGACATCGATGGCGCGAGCTACTGGACCAAGCTGCGCAGCCTAACGCTGCCGCTGCTGCAGCCTGTGGCCCTGCCCGCGATCATCTTGAGCGTGATCACCACGCTGAAGATCTTCGAGACGGTGTGGCTGATGACCAAGGGCGGCCCCTACGGCCTGCCTGGCAAGCCCGGCGCGACCGAGCTGCTGATCGTGTGGGCCTACAACCAGGGCTTCCAGGGCCAGTTCCGCTTCGGCCTGGTGGGCGCGTTCTCGATTGTGGTCTTTGTGCTGCTGCTGGTGCTGACGCTGGCCTACACCCGCATCACGAATGCCACGAAGGCGGTGTACGAATGA
- a CDS encoding extracellular solute-binding protein: MKQVKVQLLAMLSLFTLLLAACGGGTAAPSATTAPAAGGEATAAPAAAEPTAAAPAAAATEAPATTDATAEPTPETSTVGSGSTKVVIWHNWQGAYYDAIQKLFADYATKNNVTIDLVRVPDVSAKAQVAVPSGQGPDLVAWVNDQIGSQALAEIIVPVDDYGINADYLKQNFTDVAANAVTYEGKTWAVPESMEALTFIYNKALISETDIPKDTDALIAKTTEWNAANSGKYFFIYNARNDGYFSAPWWQGAGVELVKPDGSTTLNSEAGVAAGTLIQQFSKLMPKELDYNVADSLFKEGKAAIIMNGPWSIADYEQAKIDFGLATIPVVTSSGKPGAPMVGVKVLMLANKAKQPEAAAEVMKYWGSKEVQLELAKANKQVPANKAAQDEMKSDPVIGAFIAQAANGIPQPNSPFMGAMWDPLAKTIESIWNGTADPKAAVEAGAALYDEKAADLK, encoded by the coding sequence ATGAAGCAGGTCAAAGTCCAACTGCTCGCCATGCTGTCGCTGTTCACGCTGCTGCTCGCGGCGTGCGGCGGCGGCACCGCCGCGCCGAGCGCCACCACCGCCCCCGCCGCTGGCGGCGAGGCTACCGCCGCGCCTGCGGCAGCCGAGCCGACCGCAGCCGCCCCCGCCGCTGCGGCCACCGAGGCCCCCGCGACCACCGATGCCACCGCTGAGCCGACCCCCGAGACCTCGACCGTGGGCAGCGGCAGCACCAAGGTGGTGATCTGGCACAACTGGCAGGGCGCATACTACGATGCCATCCAGAAGCTCTTCGCCGACTACGCCACCAAGAACAACGTCACCATCGACTTGGTGCGCGTGCCCGACGTGAGCGCCAAGGCCCAGGTGGCCGTGCCCTCGGGCCAGGGCCCCGACCTGGTGGCCTGGGTGAACGACCAGATCGGCTCGCAGGCGCTGGCCGAGATCATCGTGCCGGTCGACGACTACGGCATCAACGCCGACTACCTGAAGCAGAACTTCACCGACGTGGCCGCTAACGCCGTCACCTACGAGGGCAAGACCTGGGCCGTGCCCGAGTCGATGGAGGCGCTGACCTTCATCTACAACAAGGCCCTGATCAGCGAGACCGACATCCCCAAGGACACCGACGCGCTGATCGCCAAGACCACCGAGTGGAACGCGGCCAACAGCGGCAAGTACTTCTTCATCTACAACGCCCGCAACGACGGCTACTTCTCGGCCCCGTGGTGGCAGGGCGCTGGCGTGGAGCTGGTGAAGCCCGATGGCTCGACCACGCTGAACAGCGAGGCTGGCGTGGCCGCCGGTACGCTCATCCAGCAGTTCAGCAAGCTGATGCCCAAGGAGCTTGACTACAACGTGGCCGACTCGCTCTTCAAGGAGGGCAAGGCCGCGATCATCATGAACGGCCCGTGGTCGATCGCCGACTACGAGCAGGCCAAGATCGACTTCGGCCTGGCCACCATCCCCGTGGTGACCAGCTCGGGCAAGCCGGGCGCGCCGATGGTGGGTGTGAAGGTGCTGATGCTTGCCAACAAGGCCAAGCAGCCTGAGGCCGCCGCCGAGGTGATGAAGTACTGGGGCTCGAAGGAAGTGCAGCTGGAGCTGGCCAAGGCCAACAAGCAGGTGCCCGCCAACAAGGCCGCCCAGGACGAGATGAAGAGCGACCCGGTGATCGGCGCATTCATCGCCCAGGCCGCTAACGGCATCCCCCAGCCCAACTCGCCCTTCATGGGCGCGATGTGGGACCCGCTGGCCAAGACCATCGAGTCGATCTGGAACGGCACCGCCGACCCGAAGGCCGCTGTCGAGGCTGGCGCTGCCCTCTACGATGAGAAGGCTGCCGACCTGAAGTAG